A window of the Falco rusticolus isolate bFalRus1 chromosome 1, bFalRus1.pri, whole genome shotgun sequence genome harbors these coding sequences:
- the DUSP4 gene encoding dual specificity protein phosphatase 4 has translation MVATEGLREMEGSALRRLVCRDEAGGPGRCLVLDCRPFLAHSAGHIRGALNVRCNTIVRRRAKGAVSLEQILPAEGEVRARLRAGLYAAVVVYDERSPRAEALRDDSTVALVVRALRRDTARADIRLLAGGYERFSSEYPEFCAKTKSLSNVSPPTSAEPLDLGCSSCGTPLHDQGGPVEILPFLYLGSAYHAARRDMLDALGITALLNVSSDCPNHFEGHYQYKCIPVEDNHKADISSWFMEAIEYIDSVKECCGRVLVHCQAGISRSATICLAYLMMKKRVKLEEAFEFVKQRRSIISPNFSFMGQLLQFESQVLATSYAVEAVSPSGTLRERGKATSTPTSQFVFSFPVSVGVHATPSSLPYLHSPITTSPSC, from the exons aTGGTGGCCACCGAGGGGCTGCGGGAGATGGAGGGCAGCGCGCTGCGGCGCCTGGTGTGCCGCGACGAggccggcggccccgggcgcTGCCTGGTGCTGGACTGCCGCCCCTTCCTGGCGCACAGCGCCGGCCACATCCGCGGGGCGCTCAACGTGCGCTGCAACACGATCGTGCGGCGGCGGGCTAAGGGCGCCGTCAGCCTGGAGCAGATCCTGCCGGCCGAGGGCGAGGTGCGGGCGCGGCTGCGCGCCGGGCTCTACGCCGCCGTGGTGGTGTACGACGAGCGCAGCCCGCGCGCCGAGGCCCTGCGCGACGACAGCACCGTGGCGCTGGTGGTGCGCGCGCTCCGCCGCGACACGGCGCGAGCCGACATCCGCCTCCTGGCAG GAGGTTACGAGCGCTTCTCCTCGGAGTACCCTGAATTCTGTGCAAAAACCAAGTCCCTGAGCAACGTGTCGCCCCCCACCAGCGCCGAGCCCCTGGATTTGGGCTGCAGTTCCTGTGGGACCCCCCTTCATGACCAG GGTGGCCCTGTGGAAATCCTCCCCTTCCTCTACCTTGGCAGTGCCTACCACGCTGCCCGGCGGGACATGCTTGATGCGCTGGGCATCACAGCCCTGCTGAACGTCTCCTCAGACTGCCCCAACCACTTTGAGGGGCACTACCAGTACAAGTGTATCCCCGTGGAGGATAACCACAAAGCTGACATCAGCTCCTGGTTCATGGAGGCAATTGAGTACATTG ACTCTGTGAAGGAGTGTTGTGGCCGGGTCCTAGTCCACTGCCAGGCTGGGATCTCCCGCTCAGCCACCATCTGCTTGGCTTACCTGATGATGAAGAAGCGTGTCAAGCTGGAGGAGGCCTTTGAGTTTGTCAAGCAGCGCCGGAGCATCATCTCCCCTAACTTCAGCTTcatggggcagctgctgcagttcgAGTCGCAGGTGTTGGCCACCTCCTACGCAGTGGAAGCTGTCAGCCCCTCGGGGACACTGCGGGAAAGGGGCAAGgccacctccacccccacctcccagtTCGTCTTCAGCTTCCCAGTCTCGGTTGGTGTCCATGccacccccagcagcctcccatACCTGCACAGCCCCATCACCACGTCGCCCAGCTGTTAG